In one window of Candidatus Zixiibacteriota bacterium DNA:
- a CDS encoding amidohydrolase family protein — MRTLFVVLFLTLLSTASAHDYVPGRPQSQPILLKGGDLNTVSHGVLEATDLLFAAGRITEIGKDLALPPGGRVIDVSGQQVYPGLIAPWSGLGLVEIGAVRATVDLREVGQVHPEVMAHIAYNTDSEIIPTVRANGITTALVVPQGGIISGRSSLMNLDGWNSEDASEKLNVGLHVNWPRQRIVNAWWMEKTADEQKKENAKNRKRLGDTFDAARSYYLAKQANPDIEVDTRWEAMLPVFSKSMPVFIHAGEYRQIEQAVAFAKKQDIRVVLVGGSEAYRLADLLVENDIPVILSNLHSTPMREDDDYDLPYRLPSLLADAGVEFCISSGSGATGTMNLPFQGGQAVGYGLDPDVALRALTLSPAEILGVEGDLGSLEVGKKATLVVSRGDIMDVLTNAVTHEFIEGKEVDLNSRHVELYQKYRARQSQH; from the coding sequence ATGCGGACCCTATTTGTTGTTTTGTTTCTGACGCTGTTGTCCACGGCTTCCGCCCACGACTATGTGCCGGGCCGTCCGCAGTCGCAGCCGATACTATTGAAGGGAGGCGACCTCAATACAGTTAGTCACGGCGTTCTGGAAGCGACTGACTTGTTGTTTGCCGCCGGCCGTATTACGGAAATAGGCAAGGACCTGGCTCTCCCGCCGGGCGGTCGTGTGATCGATGTGTCCGGTCAGCAGGTCTACCCCGGCCTGATCGCACCCTGGTCCGGTTTGGGGCTGGTGGAGATCGGAGCGGTTCGGGCAACAGTCGACTTGCGAGAAGTAGGCCAGGTCCATCCCGAAGTGATGGCCCATATTGCCTACAACACCGATTCTGAGATTATCCCCACGGTGCGCGCCAATGGTATCACCACAGCCCTGGTTGTGCCGCAGGGGGGGATCATAAGCGGACGATCCAGTCTGATGAACCTGGACGGCTGGAACTCAGAGGATGCCTCGGAAAAACTCAATGTCGGCCTGCATGTAAACTGGCCGCGCCAACGAATCGTCAATGCCTGGTGGATGGAGAAAACAGCCGACGAACAGAAGAAGGAAAACGCCAAAAACCGAAAACGTCTTGGCGATACTTTTGACGCTGCCCGATCTTACTATCTGGCCAAACAGGCAAACCCGGACATTGAGGTGGACACACGCTGGGAAGCCATGTTGCCGGTGTTCTCAAAATCGATGCCGGTGTTCATCCATGCCGGTGAATACAGACAGATCGAACAGGCAGTAGCTTTCGCCAAGAAACAGGACATTCGCGTGGTGTTAGTCGGCGGTAGCGAGGCTTACCGCCTGGCCGACCTGCTGGTTGAGAACGATATACCTGTTATCCTCTCCAACCTTCACTCGACGCCGATGCGCGAAGATGATGACTATGACCTACCGTATCGTCTGCCCAGCCTGCTGGCAGACGCAGGCGTTGAATTCTGTATCTCCAGCGGCTCCGGCGCCACCGGCACGATGAACCTTCCCTTCCAGGGCGGACAGGCCGTCGGGTACGGCCTGGACCCGGACGTTGCCCTTCGTGCTCTGACATTGAGCCCGGCTGAGATTCTGGGCGTGGAGGGCGATCTCGGTTCACTGGAAGTCGGCAAGAAAGCCACGCTGGTGGTATCGCGTGGCGATATCATGGATGTGTTGACTAATGCCGTAACGCACGAGTTTATAGAAGGCAAAGAGGTCGACTTGAACTCGCGGCACGTCGAGCTGTACCAAAAATACCGCGCCCGACAGTCGCAGCATTGA